The following proteins are encoded in a genomic region of Bradyrhizobium sp. SK17:
- a CDS encoding dienelactone hydrolase family protein gives MHLLRTSIISLAICWSAISSAIGAVSVQFEGARYLSAGLKAGQAVKDSVPLFPPAPARVQGYLQKPDGAGPFPAVILLHGCAGLGSLFDPRLGRNFWPDLLTSWGYVVLIVDSFVTRGLKETCDTDTRSYRMQDAFGALIFLSTQSDVDARRVALVGFSAGGVATIAAIRKRDTQIFEVPPTLDFRAGVAFYPCYGSSLDTAKPLLILNGEDDDWSKQSVCRSMMNLRPATARAVRLMSFPNAVHGFDRPTMYPGRMAFGHWIEYNAGAAEQAAEALREFLKENLRDDQ, from the coding sequence ATGCATCTGCTGCGCACGTCGATCATCAGCCTCGCTATCTGCTGGAGCGCCATCAGCTCGGCAATTGGCGCTGTATCCGTCCAGTTTGAGGGGGCGCGGTACCTGAGCGCCGGGTTAAAGGCAGGTCAAGCAGTGAAGGATAGCGTACCGTTGTTTCCACCGGCTCCAGCGCGCGTGCAGGGCTACCTCCAAAAGCCAGATGGGGCGGGGCCATTTCCTGCTGTGATACTTCTGCATGGCTGTGCCGGACTTGGATCCCTGTTCGATCCTCGGCTCGGACGCAACTTCTGGCCTGATCTGCTCACGTCGTGGGGATACGTTGTTCTGATCGTCGATAGCTTTGTGACAAGGGGCCTCAAGGAGACGTGTGATACAGACACGAGGTCCTATCGCATGCAAGACGCCTTCGGCGCGTTGATCTTCTTGAGCACGCAGTCAGACGTGGACGCGCGGCGCGTCGCGCTGGTGGGCTTCTCTGCTGGTGGCGTTGCGACGATTGCCGCTATCAGAAAGAGAGATACTCAAATCTTTGAAGTTCCACCGACACTGGACTTCAGGGCCGGGGTCGCATTTTATCCGTGTTACGGGTCAAGCCTGGATACGGCAAAGCCGTTATTGATTCTGAACGGAGAGGACGACGATTGGTCAAAGCAGTCGGTCTGTCGTTCGATGATGAATCTACGGCCTGCAACTGCTCGTGCGGTCAGGCTGATGAGCTTTCCGAACGCCGTTCATGGCTTTGACCGTCCCACGATGTATCCGGGTCGAATGGCGTTTGGGCATTGGATCGAATACAATGCGGGGGCAGCAGAGCAGGCAGCAGAAGCTCTTCGCGAGTTCTTGAAAGAGAACCTGCGCGATGACCAATAG
- a CDS encoding ABC transporter substrate-binding protein, with translation MKNLLGKLAGTLLALTLSTGLAAAQSKITIAVGGGACLCYLPTVLAKQLGEYDKAGLAVELVDLKGGSDALKAVLGGSADVVSGYFDHCVNLAAKKQELQAFVVYDRYPGLVLVVSPKHTGEINSIKDLAGKKIGVSAPGSSTDFFLKYLLKKNGLDPSGTAVIGVGLGATAVAAMEQGQIDAAVMLDPSVTVLQGSHKDLKILSDTRTQHDTLAVFGGEYPGGALYSTAAWVNGHEKEVQALTNAIMATLAWIHSHSAEDIMAKMPEEIVGKNKELYLAALKNTIPMFSETGKMDPKGAEAVLAVFSEGSPEVAKAGIDVTKTYTNKFVDQVRKTTGSAK, from the coding sequence ATGAAGAACCTGCTTGGCAAGCTTGCCGGAACGCTGCTGGCGCTGACCCTGTCCACGGGCCTTGCCGCGGCGCAAAGCAAGATCACCATCGCGGTCGGGGGCGGCGCCTGCCTGTGCTATTTGCCCACCGTGCTGGCCAAGCAGCTCGGCGAGTATGACAAGGCCGGGCTCGCGGTCGAGCTGGTCGACCTCAAGGGCGGTTCGGACGCGCTCAAGGCCGTGCTCGGCGGCAGCGCCGACGTCGTCTCCGGTTATTTCGACCATTGCGTCAATCTCGCCGCCAAGAAGCAGGAGCTTCAGGCCTTCGTCGTGTACGACCGCTATCCCGGCCTCGTGCTGGTGGTCTCGCCGAAGCACACCGGCGAGATCAATTCGATCAAGGATCTCGCCGGCAAGAAGATCGGCGTCAGCGCGCCGGGCTCCTCGACCGACTTCTTCCTGAAATATCTGCTGAAGAAGAACGGGCTCGATCCGTCGGGCACCGCCGTGATCGGCGTCGGCCTCGGCGCCACCGCGGTGGCGGCGATGGAGCAGGGCCAGATCGATGCTGCCGTGATGCTCGATCCCTCCGTCACCGTGCTGCAAGGCAGCCACAAGGACCTCAAGATCCTCAGCGACACCCGCACCCAGCACGACACGCTTGCGGTGTTCGGCGGCGAATATCCCGGTGGCGCGCTGTATTCGACCGCGGCCTGGGTCAACGGCCACGAGAAGGAAGTGCAGGCGCTGACCAATGCGATCATGGCGACTTTGGCCTGGATCCATTCGCACTCCGCCGAAGACATCATGGCCAAGATGCCGGAGGAGATCGTCGGCAAGAACAAGGAGCTCTATCTCGCCGCGCTGAAGAACACGATCCCGATGTTCTCGGAAACCGGCAAGATGGACCCGAAGGGCGCCGAAGCCGTGCTCGCGGTGTTCAGCGAAGGTTCGCCTGAGGTCGCTAAGGCCGGCATCGACGTCACCAAGACCTACACCAACAAGTTCGTCGATCAGGTCAGGAAGACGACCGGAAGCGCCAAGTAA
- a CDS encoding ABC transporter ATP-binding protein encodes MLAVEGLVKRFGGFRAVNNVSFRVEQGEILGLIGPNGSGKSTIFNMLSGTLSPTSGSILFDGREIAGLAPHRIIVGGIGRTFQIPRPFHRLSIFENVVLAGFYGQGRHSRSKAEAAAERALAMVGLPTDRHSSVEGLGAAGLKKLELAKALATGPKLLLADESLGGLDEAEMDQAADMLRRIRDELGITIIWVEHIMGVLMRVVDRVMVLDHGEKIAEGLPADIAGDARVIEVYLGTDADASLAAAAAAQARRRIGA; translated from the coding sequence GTGCTCGCCGTCGAAGGCCTGGTCAAGCGGTTTGGCGGCTTTCGCGCCGTCAACAACGTGTCGTTCCGCGTCGAGCAGGGCGAGATCCTCGGCCTGATCGGCCCGAACGGCTCGGGCAAAAGCACGATCTTCAACATGCTGTCGGGCACGTTATCGCCGACCTCGGGCTCGATCCTGTTCGATGGCCGCGAGATCGCGGGACTGGCGCCGCACCGCATCATCGTCGGCGGCATCGGCCGTACCTTCCAGATCCCGCGGCCGTTTCACCGCCTCAGCATCTTCGAGAATGTCGTGCTTGCCGGCTTCTACGGCCAGGGCCGCCACAGCCGCAGCAAGGCGGAGGCGGCGGCCGAGCGCGCGCTTGCGATGGTCGGCCTGCCGACCGATCGGCACAGCAGCGTCGAGGGCCTCGGCGCCGCCGGGCTGAAGAAGCTCGAGCTGGCCAAGGCGCTCGCTACCGGGCCAAAACTGCTGCTCGCGGATGAAAGTCTCGGCGGGCTCGACGAGGCCGAGATGGATCAGGCCGCCGACATGCTGCGCCGGATCCGCGACGAGCTCGGCATCACCATCATCTGGGTCGAGCACATCATGGGCGTCCTGATGCGCGTGGTCGACCGCGTCATGGTGCTCGATCATGGCGAGAAGATCGCCGAGGGCCTGCCGGCCGATATCGCCGGTGATGCGAGGGTGATCGAGGTCTATCTCGGCACCGATGCCGACGCGAGCCTGGCGGCCGCGGCCGCCGCCCAAGCACGCCGTCGGATCGGAGCGTGA
- a CDS encoding substrate-binding domain-containing protein has protein sequence MIDTPETIKVIISGGFAAVYREVLPEFERRSHIKVETGSGASEGTGPKTIRHQLANGIKADVVILSREGLQKLILDGRILAGSETGLATSALAAAVRAGSPRPDIGNDAAFRKAVIEAGRVVVPSSTSGQYVRDKIFPNLDLPDAVELTLEARGTESAAALRAGGANLAIGPISELVHEPGIELVGLLPKNLQLVQTFTAALVCDTKVPETARRLIDFLSSDNDRLLEAIKQAGMGRPPDEQRLST, from the coding sequence ATGATCGACACACCCGAAACAATCAAGGTCATCATTTCGGGCGGCTTTGCAGCGGTCTACCGGGAAGTCTTGCCTGAATTCGAGCGACGCTCGCACATCAAGGTGGAAACCGGGTCCGGAGCGTCGGAAGGCACCGGCCCGAAGACAATCAGGCACCAGCTTGCGAATGGCATCAAAGCGGACGTTGTCATCCTTTCGCGCGAGGGCTTGCAAAAGCTGATCCTGGATGGGCGAATTCTTGCGGGCTCCGAAACCGGGCTGGCGACGTCCGCCCTGGCTGCCGCCGTCCGTGCAGGCTCTCCCAGGCCGGACATCGGCAATGATGCAGCATTCAGAAAGGCAGTGATTGAAGCTGGCCGAGTGGTCGTGCCAAGCAGCACAAGCGGACAGTATGTCCGCGACAAGATTTTCCCGAATCTCGATCTGCCGGACGCGGTCGAACTCACGCTTGAAGCGCGTGGAACCGAATCGGCCGCAGCGCTGCGAGCAGGCGGGGCGAATTTGGCGATCGGGCCGATCAGTGAACTGGTTCACGAACCCGGCATCGAACTGGTTGGCCTGCTCCCCAAGAATTTGCAGCTTGTCCAAACCTTCACGGCCGCGCTCGTCTGCGATACGAAGGTGCCTGAGACCGCCAGGCGTCTGATCGATTTTCTATCCTCGGACAACGATCGATTACTTGAGGCGATCAAGCAGGCAGGCATGGGGCGGCCCCCGGATGAGCAGCGCCTGTCCACTTAG
- a CDS encoding ABC transporter ATP-binding protein — MLELRSIDAGYGSFQALFDVSLDVRAGEAIGVIGPNGAGKTTLMRVISGLIRPTSGTITMQGSDVVATPAHRIVSLGIAHVPENRRLFPRLTVADNLKMGAYMPGARAHYAERLDFVFELFPRLKERLQQMAGTMSGGEQQMCAIGRALMSNPKLLLLDEPSAGLAPVVVQQVFELVKRIRASGLTVLIVEQNVQQVLRVVDRAYLLEAGSIRAAGSAAELAASDTVKQAYLGV, encoded by the coding sequence ATGCTGGAGCTGCGATCGATCGATGCGGGTTATGGCAGCTTCCAGGCGCTGTTCGACGTCAGCCTCGACGTCAGAGCGGGCGAGGCGATCGGCGTGATCGGCCCGAACGGTGCCGGCAAGACCACGCTGATGCGGGTGATCTCGGGCCTGATCCGCCCGACCAGCGGCACCATCACCATGCAGGGCAGCGACGTGGTCGCGACGCCAGCGCATCGCATCGTCAGCCTCGGCATTGCACATGTGCCGGAAAACCGCCGGCTGTTTCCGCGGCTCACCGTGGCGGACAATCTGAAGATGGGTGCCTACATGCCGGGCGCCCGCGCGCATTACGCCGAGCGGCTCGACTTCGTGTTCGAGCTGTTCCCGCGGCTCAAGGAGCGCCTTCAGCAGATGGCCGGCACCATGTCGGGCGGCGAGCAGCAGATGTGCGCGATCGGCCGCGCGCTGATGTCGAACCCGAAACTGCTGCTGCTCGACGAGCCCTCGGCCGGGCTCGCGCCGGTCGTGGTGCAGCAGGTGTTCGAACTGGTCAAGCGCATCCGTGCCTCAGGGCTCACGGTGCTGATCGTCGAGCAGAACGTGCAGCAGGTGCTGCGCGTGGTCGACCGCGCCTATCTGCTGGAAGCCGGCAGCATCCGTGCCGCAGGGTCCGCGGCGGAACTCGCGGCCAGCGATACCGTCAAGCAGGCGTATCTGGGGGTATGA
- a CDS encoding cupin domain-containing protein — MNRTATALSIAAAFAAGCGVTHLLRPALAAETITAQVIHTGEMDGDKLGDANKAGFRSKTFVSADGATVSIQDGNVPKHMHPNTNEMQFILEGTGTVWLGDKEVPVKPGDLIVIPKGTPHGGTKPNGRPFKAIAIKTPPQAPDDTKLLD; from the coding sequence ATGAATCGGACCGCTACCGCCCTATCGATTGCCGCGGCGTTCGCCGCCGGCTGCGGCGTCACCCATCTGCTGCGACCGGCGCTCGCCGCGGAAACCATCACCGCGCAAGTCATCCACACCGGCGAGATGGACGGCGACAAGCTCGGCGACGCCAACAAGGCAGGCTTCCGTTCCAAGACGTTCGTTTCCGCCGACGGCGCCACCGTCTCGATCCAGGACGGCAACGTGCCGAAGCACATGCATCCGAACACCAACGAGATGCAGTTCATCCTGGAAGGCACCGGCACCGTCTGGCTCGGCGACAAGGAAGTGCCGGTGAAGCCGGGCGACCTGATCGTGATCCCGAAGGGCACGCCGCATGGCGGCACCAAGCCGAACGGTCGCCCGTTCAAGGCAATCGCGATCAAGACGCCGCCGCAGGCGCCTGACGATACCAAGCTGCTGGATTGA